One genomic region from Candidatus Hydrogenedentota bacterium encodes:
- the rimI gene encoding ribosomal protein S18-alanine N-acetyltransferase — protein sequence MDEAALDPVDISRLRYVRLQKDHLPEVLALEHASYPDPWTQGMFHQEMRNGPSHFYLAFHDERLVAYGGFWMILDEVHITKITVAPALRGQGLGRLFMTFLESRGAEAGGKTIRLEVRESNAPARGLYRNMGFEEIGIRKNYYAVSAEHAIVMVKHLTAEAV from the coding sequence ATGGATGAAGCGGCCCTGGACCCCGTCGATATTTCCCGCCTTCGCTATGTGCGCCTGCAGAAGGACCATCTGCCCGAGGTTCTCGCGCTGGAGCATGCGTCGTACCCCGATCCCTGGACGCAGGGCATGTTTCACCAGGAAATGCGCAACGGGCCCTCGCACTTTTATCTCGCCTTTCACGATGAGCGCCTGGTGGCCTATGGGGGATTCTGGATGATCCTGGACGAAGTCCACATCACCAAGATCACGGTGGCCCCCGCCCTTCGCGGGCAGGGGCTCGGGCGCCTTTTTATGACCTTTCTGGAGTCGCGGGGTGCGGAGGCGGGTGGGAAGACCATCCGCTTGGAAGTCCGCGAGTCCAACGCGCCCGCTCGGGGCCTCTACCGGAACATGGGCTTCGAGGAAATCGGGATACGCAAAAACTACTACGCGGTCAGCGCGGAGCACGCCATCGTGATGGTGAAGCACCTGACGGCGGAGGCGG
- the tsaB gene encoding tRNA (adenosine(37)-N6)-threonylcarbamoyltransferase complex dimerization subunit type 1 TsaB encodes MPLILAAETSTAINSVALLRDDALLAEAVIDGRRLHSERLLPTVDWLLGEAGLALRDIELLAVASGPGSFTGLRIGAATWKGLALANDLPLVAVPTLDAMTRLCPCAAPSHLAVVLDARMKEVFAAVYRFEGGRRVKVIEDRACSIDVLLDALASLDGFDASGLTVMGDGADLYRTAISARFERAVIPAPAQSAPRASAVALEALALQAAGASTDAALVSPVYLRKSQAEINRDLKLVQSST; translated from the coding sequence ATGCCCCTTATTCTCGCTGCGGAAACCAGCACGGCTATCAATAGCGTGGCCCTCCTCCGGGACGACGCCCTTCTCGCAGAGGCCGTCATCGATGGACGACGGCTTCACTCCGAGCGACTCCTCCCCACGGTGGACTGGCTGCTGGGCGAGGCGGGGCTGGCCCTGCGGGATATCGAACTCCTCGCCGTTGCCTCCGGGCCGGGTTCCTTCACCGGATTGCGGATCGGCGCGGCCACATGGAAGGGCCTCGCCTTGGCCAACGACCTCCCCCTCGTCGCCGTTCCCACGCTCGACGCCATGACCCGGCTCTGCCCCTGCGCCGCCCCTTCCCATCTCGCCGTCGTGCTGGATGCGCGCATGAAGGAAGTTTTCGCGGCGGTCTATCGCTTCGAAGGCGGGAGACGCGTCAAAGTGATTGAAGATCGGGCCTGCTCCATCGATGTGCTCCTTGATGCCCTGGCGTCCCTGGACGGATTCGACGCGTCGGGCCTTACGGTGATGGGCGACGGCGCGGATCTTTACCGGACCGCGATTTCCGCCCGTTTTGAGCGCGCCGTCATCCCCGCTCCGGCCCAGAGCGCGCCCCGGGCCAGCGCCGTGGCCCTCGAAGCCCTCGCGCTTCAGGCGGCCGGGGCCAGTACCGACGCCGCGCTGGTCAGCCCGGTTTACCTGCGCAAGTCCCAGGCCGAAATCAACCGGGACCTGAAACTCGTCCAGTCCTCGACCTGA
- a CDS encoding integration host factor subunit beta produces the protein MTKRELVIRVANKLGMTQSDVSKIIEGTFDTISQSLASGQRWELRDFGVFEVKTRASRIGRNPRTGDQVPVPERRVVTFRPGKRMKELVAGEEEGGFVAEDTVPVAVSRESF, from the coding sequence ATGACCAAGCGTGAACTTGTAATTCGGGTAGCCAATAAACTGGGCATGACTCAGAGCGATGTGTCCAAGATAATTGAAGGGACCTTCGACACCATCTCCCAGTCGCTGGCCAGTGGTCAGCGCTGGGAACTGCGCGATTTTGGTGTCTTCGAAGTGAAGACCCGCGCATCCCGCATCGGGCGCAACCCCCGCACGGGCGATCAGGTTCCCGTCCCGGAGCGGCGCGTCGTCACCTTTCGCCCCGGAAAGCGTATGAAAGAGTTGGTGGCCGGCGAAGAAGAGGGCGGTTTTGTCGCGGAAGATACCGTCCCTGTCGCGGTCTCCCGCGAAAGCTTCTAG